A region from the Cupriavidus sp. D39 genome encodes:
- a CDS encoding universal stress protein codes for MYGKIMVAVDGSKNAELALAEAIQLAKACGSEVTVAHVIDNSYLKYDQGYIDPAEVRAALKEAGQALLVAACAQVQAQQIPCKTRLLDEPVAMGDISMVVEQAAQEEGVELLVIGTHGRHGTRRLLLGSVAEGLVRHTNLPVLLVRG; via the coding sequence ATGTACGGAAAGATCATGGTGGCGGTAGACGGCAGCAAGAACGCCGAACTCGCACTAGCCGAAGCGATTCAGTTGGCGAAGGCATGCGGGAGCGAGGTAACAGTCGCGCATGTCATTGATAACAGTTATCTGAAATACGACCAAGGCTATATCGATCCTGCGGAAGTCCGCGCGGCGCTGAAAGAGGCTGGCCAGGCGCTGCTTGTAGCCGCATGCGCTCAAGTCCAGGCGCAGCAGATCCCCTGCAAGACACGGCTGCTTGATGAGCCGGTTGCCATGGGCGACATATCAATGGTTGTCGAGCAAGCTGCCCAAGAGGAAGGAGTCGAGTTGCTGGTAATTGGCACGCACGGCCGTCACGGTACGCGTCGATTGCTGCTTGGCAGCGTCGCGGAGGGGCTGGTCCGACATACCAATCTGCCTGTGCTATTGGTCCGCGGCTAG
- a CDS encoding hemerythrin domain-containing protein gives MLRPIVDLDLVVTAFDADHRVTRRALYTNIGLQVEDAASTSKGDDMQTPAERKAILVIQREHQQLSMVVTGMQRLVKLLGAGVDVPRPVMFRSMLFYISEYPERLHHPKEERYLFARLRHRANNLDKTIDELEEQHVQGKAQIRDIEHAFTRYELADESALPALRKLVEEYAAFSANHRRLEEEVILPAARQWLTEEDWNALDEAFGSNRDPFGGVKVEADFGRLFAMIVRAIREP, from the coding sequence ATGTTGAGGCCGATAGTTGACCTGGATCTGGTCGTCACAGCCTTTGATGCAGATCATAGGGTTACGCGTCGCGCCCTCTATACTAATATTGGATTGCAGGTTGAAGATGCCGCGTCCACAAGTAAGGGGGATGATATGCAAACGCCGGCAGAGAGAAAAGCCATACTAGTCATCCAGAGGGAGCATCAGCAGCTATCGATGGTTGTCACTGGCATGCAACGCCTTGTCAAACTGCTCGGTGCCGGCGTAGATGTGCCTAGGCCAGTGATGTTTCGGTCCATGCTGTTTTACATTAGCGAATATCCGGAGCGGCTACATCATCCCAAGGAAGAGCGCTATCTGTTCGCGCGCTTGCGGCACCGTGCCAACAACCTCGACAAAACCATCGACGAGCTAGAGGAACAGCACGTTCAGGGCAAAGCGCAAATCCGAGACATCGAACATGCGTTCACCCGATACGAGTTGGCTGACGAGTCCGCGCTCCCGGCGTTGCGCAAGCTGGTCGAAGAATACGCTGCGTTCTCCGCAAATCACAGGCGTCTGGAAGAAGAGGTGATTCTGCCTGCCGCGCGTCAATGGCTGACGGAGGAGGACTGGAACGCACTGGATGAGGCGTTTGGCTCAAACCGCGATCCGTTCGGCGGCGTCAAGGTAGAGGCAGATTTCGGCCGCCTCTTTGCGATGATCGTCAGGGCCATAAGGGAACCTTAG